In Synechococcus sp. RS9909, one genomic interval encodes:
- a CDS encoding rubrerythrin family protein, which produces MDLNNAATHANLEAAFGGESMANRKYLFFADVAKKLGNTELAKLFRDTAAQETEHAFAHFRLLHPELVIDDPASLSDEAKQAMLARCLELAIEGETYEYTTMYPEFAAQARSDRDGGAEAEFNDQIDESKEHAGMFRTAAKNFGLLAPVEQHHAERYGVALEALQGKGEAGEADEPVAGLWICKVCSMIYDPAQGDPDSGITPGTPFEAIPDDWTCPICGARKASFVPYREAELKAA; this is translated from the coding sequence ATGGACCTGAACAACGCGGCCACCCACGCCAACCTCGAAGCCGCCTTCGGCGGCGAGAGCATGGCCAACCGCAAATATCTCTTCTTCGCCGATGTGGCCAAGAAGCTCGGCAACACCGAACTGGCCAAACTCTTCCGCGACACCGCCGCCCAGGAAACCGAGCACGCCTTCGCCCACTTCCGCCTGCTCCACCCCGAGCTGGTGATCGACGATCCGGCCAGCCTGAGCGACGAAGCCAAGCAGGCGATGCTGGCCCGCTGCCTGGAACTGGCCATCGAAGGTGAAACCTACGAGTACACCACCATGTACCCCGAGTTCGCCGCCCAGGCCCGCAGCGATCGCGATGGCGGTGCCGAAGCTGAATTCAACGACCAGATCGACGAATCCAAGGAACACGCCGGCATGTTCCGCACCGCCGCCAAGAATTTCGGCCTGCTCGCACCGGTCGAGCAGCATCATGCTGAGCGCTACGGCGTCGCCCTCGAAGCGCTGCAAGGCAAAGGGGAGGCCGGTGAGGCCGATGAGCCGGTCGCCGGCCTCTGGATCTGCAAGGTGTGCTCGATGATCTACGACCCCGCCCAGGGCGACCCCGACTCCGGCATTACTCCAGGCACGCCGTTTGAAGCGATTCCAGACGACTGGACCTGCCCGATCTGCGGCGCCCGCAAAGCCAGCTTTGTGCCCTACCGGGAAGCGGAACTGAAAGCCGCCTGA
- a CDS encoding DEAD/DEAH box helicase, whose protein sequence is MSLLHATWLPAIRTPTSSGRAALLVWADTWRVAEPAGPGVTPATHPFTLSADDLRAWLSERELLPDGIIDATACLTLPSRTVKPKRKRGETAPVDEGWTGLPLQAGEPIPKQTEWWPWQVQGLAVEPGAATAWLARLPLSGRHPDLADELRWWSHMQRWALSLIARSRWIPQVELSKGEGYPHRARWVPLLNREDDRRRLEDMAARLPLVATCALPWREPTGKRSNRTTRLRPEAMRAANPVACCRPRSGRLRVATLLEDLVDAQLRTGFTAQTDGLDPLLAAWEEALGSDTGVIHLGDEDAERLATASHHWREGVAGTVAAARACLELETPDDGDDLWTLRFALQAEADPTLKVPAALAWAAGPKGLQLGEIAVEHPGELLLEGMGRALTVFPPIERGLDSATPEGMQLTPAEAFVLVRTAARELRDVGVGVELPASLSGGLASRLGLAIQAELPEKSRGFTLGETLDWSWELMIGGVTLTLRELERLAGKRSPLVRHKGTWIELRPNDLKNAERFFAAKPDLSLDDALRLTASEGDTLMRMPVHRLEAGPRLQAVLEQYHQQKAPDPLPAPEGFCGQLRPYQERGLGWLAFLHRFDQGACLADDMGLGKTIQLLAFLQHLKAEQELKRPVLLVAPTSVLTNWKREAAAFTPELEVKEHYGPRRPATPAALKKSLKDVDLVLTSYGLLQRDSELLESLDWQGVVIDEAQAIKNPSAKQSMAARDLARAGRSSRFRIALTGTPVENRVSELWALMDFLNPRVLGEEDFFRQRYRMPIERYGDMSSLRDLKSRVGPFILRRLKTDKAIISDLPEKVELSEWVGLSREQKALYAKTVEDTLDAIARAPRGQRHGQVLGLLTKLKQICNHPALALKEEAAGDEFLQRSMKLQRLEEILEEVIDAGDRALLFTQFAEWGHLLQGYLQRRWRSEVPFLNGSTSKSERQAMVDRFQEDPRGPQLFLLSLKAGGVGLNLTRASHVFHIDRWWNPAVENQATDRAYRIGQTNRVMVHKFITSGSVEEKIDRMIREKSRLAEDIIGSGEDWLGGLDMGQLKELVSLDDNGSLSA, encoded by the coding sequence ATGAGCCTGCTGCACGCCACCTGGCTCCCGGCCATCCGTACACCCACCAGTTCCGGGCGTGCCGCCCTGCTGGTGTGGGCGGACACCTGGCGTGTGGCGGAGCCGGCGGGCCCCGGCGTGACCCCGGCCACCCATCCCTTCACCCTCAGCGCCGATGACCTGCGCGCCTGGCTGAGCGAACGGGAGCTGCTGCCCGACGGCATCATCGATGCCACCGCCTGCCTCACCCTGCCCAGCCGCACGGTGAAACCGAAGCGGAAGCGTGGCGAGACCGCCCCTGTGGATGAGGGCTGGACGGGTCTGCCCCTGCAGGCGGGAGAACCGATTCCGAAGCAGACCGAATGGTGGCCCTGGCAGGTACAGGGCCTGGCGGTCGAACCCGGTGCAGCCACCGCCTGGCTGGCCCGCTTGCCCCTCTCCGGCCGCCACCCCGACCTCGCCGATGAGCTGCGCTGGTGGAGCCACATGCAGCGCTGGGCCCTCAGCCTGATTGCTCGCAGTCGCTGGATTCCCCAGGTGGAGCTGAGCAAAGGGGAGGGCTACCCCCACCGCGCCCGTTGGGTGCCTCTGCTCAATCGCGAAGACGATCGCCGCCGCCTGGAAGACATGGCGGCCCGCCTGCCGCTGGTGGCCACCTGCGCTCTCCCCTGGCGCGAACCCACCGGGAAGCGCAGCAACCGCACCACCCGGCTGCGGCCTGAGGCGATGCGGGCGGCCAATCCGGTGGCCTGTTGTCGTCCCCGCAGCGGCCGACTGCGCGTCGCCACCCTGCTCGAAGACCTGGTGGATGCCCAGCTGCGCACGGGTTTCACAGCCCAGACGGACGGGCTCGATCCCCTGCTTGCCGCCTGGGAGGAGGCCCTCGGCAGCGACACCGGCGTGATCCACCTGGGCGATGAAGACGCAGAGCGTCTGGCCACCGCCAGCCATCACTGGCGCGAAGGGGTGGCCGGCACTGTGGCGGCGGCGCGGGCCTGCCTGGAACTGGAGACCCCCGACGACGGCGATGACCTCTGGACCCTGCGGTTCGCACTGCAGGCCGAAGCGGATCCCACGCTCAAGGTGCCGGCCGCCCTCGCCTGGGCGGCCGGTCCGAAGGGACTCCAGCTCGGCGAAATCGCCGTGGAGCATCCGGGCGAACTGCTGCTGGAAGGCATGGGCCGGGCGCTCACGGTGTTTCCACCGATCGAACGCGGTCTCGACAGCGCCACGCCGGAAGGGATGCAACTCACCCCCGCCGAAGCCTTCGTGCTGGTGCGCACCGCAGCCCGCGAACTCCGCGATGTGGGGGTGGGCGTGGAGCTTCCAGCCAGCCTCTCGGGTGGCCTGGCGAGCAGGCTCGGCCTGGCGATTCAGGCGGAACTACCGGAGAAATCCCGCGGTTTCACGCTGGGCGAAACCCTCGACTGGAGCTGGGAGCTGATGATCGGCGGCGTCACCCTGACGCTGCGGGAACTGGAGCGCCTGGCGGGCAAGCGCAGCCCCCTGGTGCGGCACAAGGGCACCTGGATCGAGCTGCGCCCCAACGATCTCAAGAATGCGGAGCGGTTTTTCGCCGCGAAGCCCGATCTCAGCCTCGACGATGCCCTGCGCCTCACCGCCAGCGAAGGCGACACGCTGATGCGCATGCCGGTGCACCGCCTGGAAGCGGGCCCACGGCTGCAGGCGGTGCTCGAGCAGTATCACCAACAGAAAGCTCCCGATCCCCTGCCGGCGCCGGAGGGCTTCTGCGGCCAGCTGCGGCCTTACCAGGAGCGGGGCCTCGGCTGGCTGGCCTTTCTGCACCGCTTTGATCAAGGCGCCTGCCTGGCCGACGACATGGGTCTGGGCAAGACCATCCAGCTGCTCGCCTTTCTGCAGCACCTGAAGGCCGAGCAGGAGCTGAAGAGGCCGGTGTTGCTCGTGGCGCCCACCTCGGTGCTCACCAACTGGAAGCGGGAGGCCGCCGCCTTCACGCCGGAGCTCGAGGTGAAGGAGCACTACGGGCCCAGGCGCCCTGCCACCCCTGCAGCACTCAAGAAGAGCCTCAAGGATGTGGATCTGGTGCTCACCAGCTACGGCCTGCTCCAACGCGACAGCGAACTGCTCGAAAGTCTCGATTGGCAGGGGGTGGTGATCGACGAAGCGCAGGCAATCAAGAATCCGAGCGCCAAACAGAGCATGGCGGCCCGAGACCTGGCCCGCGCAGGACGCAGCAGCCGTTTCCGCATTGCCCTCACCGGCACGCCGGTGGAGAACCGGGTGAGCGAGCTCTGGGCCTTGATGGATTTCCTCAACCCGCGGGTGCTCGGCGAAGAGGACTTCTTCCGCCAGCGCTACCGCATGCCGATTGAGCGCTATGGCGACATGTCGTCGCTGCGGGATCTGAAATCCCGCGTGGGACCTTTCATTCTTCGCCGGCTCAAAACCGACAAAGCGATCATTTCCGACCTGCCCGAAAAGGTGGAACTGAGCGAATGGGTGGGATTGAGCAGGGAGCAGAAAGCGCTCTATGCCAAAACCGTCGAGGACACCCTCGATGCGATTGCCCGGGCGCCCCGCGGACAACGGCATGGCCAGGTGCTGGGGTTGCTCACCAAGCTGAAGCAGATCTGTAACCATCCCGCCCTGGCCCTGAAAGAGGAGGCGGCCGGCGACGAGTTCCTGCAGCGCTCCATGAAACTGCAGCGCCTGGAGGAAATCCTCGAGGAGGTGATCGACGCCGGCGACCGCGCCCTGCTCTTCACCCAGTTCGCCGAATGGGGCCATCTGCTGCAGGGTTACCTGCAACGGCGCTGGCGCAGCGAAGTGCCGTTCCTGAACGGCAGCACCAGCAAGAGCGAACGCCAGGCGATGGTCGATCGCTTCCAGGAAGACCCGCGGGGGCCTCAGCTGTTCCTGCTGTCACTGAAAGCCGGTGGTGTGGGCCTCAACCTCACCCGCGCCAGCCATGTGTTTCACATCGATCGCTGGTGGAATCCGGCGGTGGAAAACCAGGCCACCGACCGCGCCTACCGGATCGGCCAGACGAACCGGGTGATGGTGCACAAGTTCATCACCAGTGGATCGGTCGAAGAAAAAATCGACCGGATGATCCGCGAGAAATCACGCCTCGCCGAAGACATCATCGGCTCAGGCGAAGATTGGCTCGGCGGGCTCGACATGGGCCAGCTGAAGGAACTGGTGAGCCTCGACGACAACGGATCACTTTCAGCATGA
- a CDS encoding SWIM zinc finger family protein has product MTLTPPGNGINTSLGDEGLGQQPWWVEQWMELINSYRFKKRLERAWAYAREGHVTSIRFEGRRVHARVQGTGEDPYKVKLWLDVLSDEDWGYVLEALTQKARWSAQLLAGIMPADIERAFAASGRRLFPFKLQEVRSECSCPDKANPCKHISAVYFLMGERFSEDPFVLFQLRGRTRAKLLEDLAEHRRQALEALAESSEADQNDGQGADDSPATLAPPHPAVLDPTLWWRYDAALDGDLVVITPAMDGDTGLDAAGELPLAEEPRFPEAKQHFLTHLREQGQTLAQQAMLAAMAAGG; this is encoded by the coding sequence ATGACCCTCACCCCTCCCGGCAACGGCATCAACACCTCCCTCGGCGACGAGGGCCTGGGGCAGCAGCCCTGGTGGGTGGAGCAGTGGATGGAGCTGATCAACTCCTACCGCTTCAAAAAACGGTTGGAGCGCGCCTGGGCCTATGCCCGCGAAGGGCATGTGACCTCGATCCGCTTCGAAGGGCGGCGGGTGCACGCCCGCGTGCAGGGCACCGGCGAAGACCCCTACAAGGTGAAGCTCTGGCTCGATGTGCTCAGCGACGAAGACTGGGGCTATGTGCTCGAAGCCCTGACCCAGAAGGCGCGCTGGTCGGCGCAGTTGCTGGCGGGAATCATGCCGGCGGACATCGAACGGGCCTTCGCGGCCAGCGGCCGACGTCTCTTTCCCTTCAAGCTCCAGGAGGTGCGCAGCGAATGCAGTTGTCCCGATAAAGCCAACCCCTGCAAACACATCAGTGCCGTGTATTTCCTGATGGGGGAGCGGTTCAGCGAAGACCCCTTCGTGCTCTTCCAATTGCGCGGTCGCACCCGCGCCAAGCTGCTGGAGGATCTGGCTGAACACCGCCGGCAAGCCCTGGAGGCGCTCGCTGAGTCGTCGGAAGCGGATCAGAACGACGGCCAAGGTGCGGACGACAGCCCGGCAACCCTGGCGCCACCCCATCCCGCCGTGCTCGATCCCACCCTCTGGTGGCGCTACGACGCCGCCCTCGACGGCGATCTGGTGGTGATCACCCCGGCCATGGACGGCGACACGGGCCTGGATGCGGCCGGTGAGCTGCCCCTGGCGGAGGAACCACGCTTCCCCGAGGCCAAACAGCACTTCCTGACGCACCTGCGCGAGCAAGGCCAAACGCTGGCCCAGCAAGCGATGCTCGCCGCGATGGCCGCCGGTGGCTGA
- a CDS encoding NRAMP family divalent metal transporter, whose product MTTTVDRGWRGLRQSLGPGILLAGACIGGSHLMSSTTAGARFGFALVGLILLTNLLKYPFLLVGSRFTAATGQSLLEGFQARSRAYLPLYLIVSLVTGTLTIAAVSFVAGLLLTTVPVLAGFDPYGLAIAVLLVSALLLLLGHYRALDRISKVLVALLTLLTGVAAFTLLIRGPVADVATSWSAADPSPWTWANLGFLIPLMGWMPGPVEMCVWPSLWMFSRARDSHHTASRQEAEFDFNLGYAVTVATALFFVILGAYTMYGTGDGMLSASGVSFAQKLIRLYTEAMGGWAAWVIIPAAFSAMFSTTLTCLDAYPRSISAIQGLLQGKDRGDAAPGPQRRRLALWVVLHFLASVLALLLASSGGVGVTDFVFGAMTGSFVTAPLFAWMAMDTMNSALVPLEHRYGPWMRGLCWLGLVFFVLFTLVFIGHDLLGVGR is encoded by the coding sequence ATGACCACAACCGTTGACCGGGGCTGGCGCGGACTGCGTCAGAGCCTGGGGCCGGGAATCCTGTTGGCAGGGGCCTGCATCGGCGGCTCCCATCTGATGTCGTCCACCACCGCCGGTGCCCGTTTCGGTTTTGCCCTGGTGGGTCTGATCCTGCTCACCAACCTGCTCAAGTACCCGTTCCTGCTGGTGGGCAGTCGCTTCACGGCGGCCACCGGGCAGTCGCTCCTGGAGGGATTTCAGGCCCGCAGCCGCGCCTATCTGCCCCTGTATCTGATCGTGAGCCTGGTGACGGGCACCCTCACCATCGCCGCGGTGAGTTTCGTGGCCGGGCTCCTGCTCACGACTGTGCCGGTGCTTGCCGGCTTCGATCCCTACGGCCTGGCGATTGCCGTATTGCTGGTCAGTGCGCTGCTGCTCCTTCTTGGCCATTACCGCGCCCTCGACCGGATCTCGAAAGTGTTGGTGGCGCTGCTCACCCTGCTCACCGGCGTCGCGGCCTTCACCTTGCTGATCCGCGGGCCCGTGGCGGATGTGGCCACCAGCTGGTCCGCGGCCGATCCCAGTCCCTGGACCTGGGCCAACCTCGGTTTTCTGATCCCTCTGATGGGGTGGATGCCGGGGCCGGTGGAGATGTGTGTGTGGCCATCGCTGTGGATGTTCTCGCGCGCCCGCGACAGTCATCACACCGCCAGTCGTCAGGAGGCTGAATTTGACTTCAATCTGGGCTACGCCGTCACGGTGGCGACGGCCCTGTTCTTCGTGATTCTTGGTGCTTACACCATGTATGGCACCGGTGACGGGATGCTCTCCGCCAGTGGTGTGTCGTTCGCGCAGAAGCTGATCCGGCTTTACACCGAAGCGATGGGCGGCTGGGCCGCCTGGGTGATCATTCCGGCCGCGTTCTCGGCCATGTTCAGCACCACCCTCACCTGTCTGGATGCCTATCCGCGCAGCATTTCGGCGATTCAGGGCCTGCTCCAGGGCAAGGATCGGGGCGATGCGGCGCCGGGTCCTCAGCGGCGCCGCCTGGCGCTCTGGGTGGTGCTCCACTTCCTCGCCTCCGTGCTGGCCCTGTTGCTGGCATCAAGCGGTGGTGTGGGGGTCACGGATTTTGTGTTCGGAGCGATGACCGGCAGCTTTGTCACCGCCCCGCTGTTCGCCTGGATGGCGATGGACACGATGAACAGTGCCCTGGTGCCGCTGGAGCACCGTTACGGACCCTGGATGCGGGGATTGTGCTGGCTGGGGCTGGTGTTCTTTGTGCTGTTCACGCTGGTGTTCATTGGCCACGACCTGCTCGGTGTTGGCCGCTGA
- a CDS encoding diflavin flavoprotein, giving the protein MPTASASLQDSSGREVIDLPLDRGLITLRGLSPQRLRFELEYSLERGSTANSFLYAAGTDADGQPCPAVLVHPPGVAYAEVFLPALARHLSTTTTPGEAQALQVVVGHVNPNRVALLHKLAEHYPGLELISSNPGAKLLEELWHQRKPLPPGEDDHRPPLPALPTLRVIRQETTLPLAEGRRLLLLPAPTPRWPGGLLAFEESDGLLMSDKFFAAHLCTSTWAEASRNDTEEERRHFYDCLMASMATQVDSVVERLEELDIRTIAPGHGPAIEASWRSLLSDYRRWGERQHKAALTVVLLFASAYGNTAAIADALARGIGRTGVRVSSLNCEFTPADDLVQAIRKADAILIGSPTLGGHAPTPIVSALGTVLAEGDRSKPVGVFGSFGWSGEALDLLESKLRDGGFSFGFEPIRIKFSPDAGTVRTLEETGTRFARQLQQERRKQQRRSAGGLSESRSDPAVLALGRVVGSLCVLTARKGTAESSQTGAMVASWVSQASFTPPGITVAVAKDRAVEALLHKGDRFALNVLAEGRESGPMKQFLRPFAPGDDRFAGLEVSRSPADQPLLPDALAWLEAEVKQRMECGDHWLIYAEVREGGVLDSDGQTAVHHRRSGANY; this is encoded by the coding sequence ATGCCCACTGCCAGCGCCAGCCTTCAGGACAGCTCCGGCAGGGAAGTCATTGACCTGCCGCTCGACCGGGGCCTGATCACCCTGAGGGGGTTGAGCCCCCAGCGCCTGCGCTTCGAGCTCGAATATTCCCTTGAGCGCGGCAGCACCGCCAACAGCTTTCTGTATGCCGCCGGCACAGACGCCGATGGGCAGCCCTGCCCCGCCGTTCTGGTGCATCCACCCGGTGTCGCCTACGCCGAGGTGTTCCTGCCCGCCCTCGCCCGCCACCTCTCCACGACCACAACCCCAGGGGAGGCCCAGGCGCTGCAGGTGGTGGTGGGCCATGTGAACCCCAACCGGGTGGCCCTGCTGCACAAGCTGGCGGAGCACTACCCCGGCCTGGAACTGATCAGTTCCAACCCCGGCGCCAAGCTGCTGGAGGAGCTCTGGCATCAACGCAAACCCCTGCCTCCAGGGGAGGACGACCACCGCCCCCCACTGCCGGCACTACCCACGCTGCGGGTGATCCGTCAGGAGACGACCCTGCCCCTGGCGGAGGGTCGTCGGCTGCTGCTGCTTCCCGCTCCCACCCCGCGCTGGCCGGGCGGCCTCCTGGCCTTCGAGGAATCGGACGGCCTGCTGATGAGCGACAAGTTCTTCGCCGCCCACCTCTGCACCAGCACCTGGGCCGAAGCCAGCCGCAACGACACCGAAGAGGAACGGCGCCACTTCTACGACTGCCTGATGGCCTCGATGGCCACCCAGGTGGACAGCGTGGTGGAACGGCTCGAGGAACTCGACATCCGCACGATCGCGCCCGGCCACGGACCGGCGATCGAAGCCAGCTGGCGCAGCCTGCTCAGCGACTACCGCCGCTGGGGTGAACGCCAGCACAAGGCAGCGCTCACGGTGGTACTGCTCTTCGCCAGCGCCTACGGCAACACTGCAGCGATCGCCGATGCCCTCGCCCGCGGCATCGGACGCACGGGTGTGCGCGTCAGCAGCCTCAACTGCGAATTCACGCCCGCCGACGATCTGGTGCAGGCGATCCGCAAAGCCGACGCGATTCTGATCGGCTCACCAACCCTGGGGGGCCATGCGCCGACCCCGATCGTCTCCGCCCTGGGCACCGTGCTAGCGGAGGGGGATCGCAGCAAACCGGTGGGCGTGTTCGGCAGCTTCGGCTGGAGTGGCGAAGCCCTCGATCTGCTCGAGAGCAAGCTGCGCGATGGCGGCTTCAGCTTCGGCTTCGAACCGATCCGGATCAAATTCAGCCCCGATGCCGGCACCGTGCGCACCCTGGAGGAGACGGGCACACGCTTCGCCAGACAACTGCAACAGGAACGCCGCAAGCAACAGCGCCGCTCGGCCGGAGGCCTGAGCGAAAGCCGCAGCGACCCGGCTGTGCTGGCCCTGGGCCGGGTGGTGGGGTCGCTCTGTGTGCTCACTGCCCGCAAGGGGACGGCAGAAAGCAGCCAGACCGGTGCCATGGTGGCCAGCTGGGTGAGCCAGGCGAGCTTTACGCCACCGGGCATCACCGTGGCCGTGGCCAAAGATCGGGCCGTGGAAGCACTGCTGCACAAGGGCGATCGCTTCGCCCTCAACGTGCTGGCGGAGGGCCGCGAAAGCGGGCCAATGAAGCAGTTCCTACGACCGTTTGCGCCCGGAGACGATCGCTTCGCAGGCCTGGAGGTATCGCGCAGTCCGGCGGACCAGCCCCTGCTGCCGGACGCCCTGGCCTGGCTCGAAGCAGAGGTGAAACAACGCATGGAATGCGGCGACCACTGGCTGATCTATGCCGAAGTCCGAGAGGGCGGCGTGCTCGACAGCGATGGACAAACCGCCGTGCACCATCGTCGCAGTGGCGCCAACTACTGA
- a CDS encoding diflavin flavoprotein has translation MAAATGRLSLQCEVIGADTTTIRSLDWDRSRFDIEFGLRNGTTYNSFLVRGERTALIDSSHLKFKSTWLPLLQEQIDPKAIDHLIVSHTEPDHSGLIGHLIDLNPEIEIVASKVAIQFLENQVHRPFRSRAVKSGEELDLGTNPASGVQHRFEFLSAPNLHWPDTIFSFDHGTGILFTCDAFGLHYCSDEVFDLDPGAIAPDFRFYYDCLMGPNARSVLQALKRMDGLPEIHTIAVGHGPLLRHHLSHWISDYREWSSVRSQGESYAAVCYLSQYGFCDRLSQAIAHGIGKAEAQVQLVDLRATDAQELTALIGDAKAVVVPTWPAEADSDFQASIGTLLAALHPKQLVGVYDAFGGNDEPIDAVASQLRSQGQKEAFAPLRIRQLPDGEDYQRCEEAGTDLGQLLTRDKAIAAMKSLDGDLDKALGRLSGGLYVVTASQGENGSRRRSAMVASWVSQASFSPPGLTIAVAKDRAIETLMQVGDRFVLNVLRDDNHQPLLRHFLKRFPPGADRFAGINTLEGVAAGGPVLGDALAYLSCRVDQRMEGPDHWIIYAVVEQGNVADADARTAVHHRKVGNHY, from the coding sequence ATGGCAGCTGCCACCGGCCGACTCAGCCTGCAGTGCGAGGTGATCGGGGCCGACACCACCACGATCCGCTCGCTCGACTGGGACCGCAGTCGCTTCGACATCGAATTCGGCCTGCGCAACGGCACCACCTACAACAGCTTTCTGGTGCGGGGTGAGCGCACCGCCCTGATCGACAGCAGCCACCTCAAGTTCAAGAGCACCTGGCTGCCGCTGCTGCAGGAGCAGATCGATCCGAAAGCGATCGATCACCTGATCGTGAGCCACACCGAGCCCGATCATTCGGGGCTGATCGGACATCTGATCGACCTCAACCCCGAAATCGAGATCGTGGCCTCGAAGGTGGCGATCCAGTTCCTGGAGAACCAGGTGCACCGCCCCTTCAGGAGCCGGGCGGTGAAGAGCGGCGAGGAGCTCGATCTGGGCACCAACCCAGCCAGCGGCGTGCAGCACCGCTTCGAGTTTCTGAGTGCCCCCAACCTGCACTGGCCCGACACGATCTTCTCCTTCGATCACGGCACCGGCATCCTCTTCACCTGCGATGCCTTCGGTCTGCACTACTGCTCAGACGAAGTCTTTGATCTGGACCCGGGCGCGATCGCACCGGACTTCCGCTTTTATTACGACTGCCTGATGGGCCCCAACGCCCGCAGCGTGTTGCAGGCGCTCAAGCGCATGGATGGCCTGCCGGAAATCCACACCATCGCCGTGGGCCATGGCCCGCTGCTGCGCCACCACCTCAGCCACTGGATCAGCGATTACCGCGAATGGAGCAGTGTGCGCAGCCAGGGGGAGAGCTACGCCGCCGTTTGCTATCTCAGCCAATACGGCTTCTGCGACCGGCTCAGCCAGGCGATCGCCCACGGCATCGGCAAGGCCGAAGCCCAGGTGCAGCTGGTGGACCTGCGCGCCACCGATGCCCAGGAACTCACGGCCCTGATCGGTGATGCCAAAGCGGTGGTGGTGCCCACCTGGCCGGCGGAAGCCGACAGCGACTTCCAGGCCTCCATCGGCACCCTGCTGGCGGCGTTGCATCCCAAACAGCTGGTGGGCGTGTATGACGCCTTCGGCGGCAATGACGAACCGATTGATGCCGTGGCCAGCCAACTGCGCAGCCAGGGCCAGAAGGAAGCGTTTGCGCCTTTGCGGATCCGCCAGCTTCCCGATGGAGAGGATTACCAGCGCTGCGAAGAAGCCGGCACCGACCTGGGGCAGCTGCTGACGCGAGACAAGGCGATCGCAGCGATGAAAAGCCTGGATGGTGATCTCGACAAAGCCCTGGGACGCCTCAGTGGTGGCCTCTACGTGGTGACGGCGAGCCAGGGCGAAAACGGCAGCCGCCGCCGCAGCGCCATGGTGGCCAGCTGGGTGAGCCAGGCCAGCTTCTCGCCTCCGGGCCTCACGATTGCGGTCGCCAAAGACCGGGCGATCGAAACCCTGATGCAGGTGGGTGATCGCTTTGTGCTGAATGTGCTCCGCGACGACAACCACCAACCGCTGCTGCGTCACTTTCTCAAGCGCTTCCCACCGGGTGCCGATCGCTTCGCCGGCATCAACACCCTGGAAGGCGTGGCCGCCGGCGGCCCGGTGCTCGGCGATGCGCTCGCCTACCTGAGCTGCCGTGTTGACCAACGCATGGAGGGGCCTGACCACTGGATCATCTACGCCGTGGTGGAGCAGGGCAACGTGGCGGATGCCGATGCCCGCACCGCCGTCCACCACCGCAAAGTGGGGAACCACTACTGA
- a CDS encoding Hsp20/alpha crystallin family protein — MITLRQSPFDLFERLDQQLSQAERVPAAEIHDTAEAYVISLELPGVDKSTIDVQATDRSISVTAERRRPDNAEDEDTALLSEFRYGSWSRSFRFPQGLNREQLQASYRDGVLTIRAGKVNSHTAVAVQVES; from the coding sequence ATGATCACCCTTCGCCAATCTCCCTTCGATCTGTTTGAGCGCCTGGACCAGCAACTGTCCCAGGCCGAGCGGGTTCCTGCAGCGGAAATCCACGACACGGCCGAGGCCTATGTGATCAGCCTTGAGCTGCCCGGTGTCGACAAGAGCACGATCGACGTGCAGGCCACCGATCGCAGCATCAGCGTGACCGCAGAACGTCGTCGCCCCGACAACGCCGAGGACGAAGACACCGCCCTGCTCAGTGAGTTCCGCTACGGCAGCTGGAGCCGCAGTTTCCGCTTTCCCCAGGGACTGAACCGTGAGCAACTCCAAGCCAGTTATCGCGATGGTGTGCTCACCATCCGTGCCGGAAAAGTGAACAGCCACACCGCCGTTGCGGTGCAGGTGGAGAGCTGA
- a CDS encoding MEKHLA domain-containing protein, whose protein sequence is MTLLLHSHQRAFGQPLLACDRSGNAGRLICQELFAADMAVLAHDGAALDAGEGPRLTYANATALRLWQRPWSAMVGMPSRRTAPESERRDRAQALSTAQQRDAFRGYRGIRIDRNGRRFVINNARIWTLRDGDGRACGQAAAFADWWLL, encoded by the coding sequence GTGACGCTCCTGCTGCACTCCCACCAGCGCGCCTTCGGCCAACCCCTGCTGGCCTGCGACCGGAGCGGCAACGCAGGCCGATTGATCTGTCAGGAACTCTTCGCTGCCGACATGGCCGTGCTCGCCCACGACGGCGCCGCTCTCGACGCAGGCGAAGGCCCCCGACTCACCTATGCCAACGCCACCGCCCTGCGGTTGTGGCAACGGCCCTGGTCCGCCATGGTGGGCATGCCCTCCCGACGCACGGCACCGGAGAGCGAGCGACGGGACCGGGCGCAGGCCCTCAGCACCGCACAACAACGCGATGCCTTTCGCGGCTATCGGGGCATCCGCATCGACCGGAATGGGCGCCGTTTCGTGATCAACAACGCCCGCATCTGGACCCTCCGGGATGGGGACGGTCGCGCCTGTGGTCAGGCGGCCGCCTTTGCCGACTGGTGGCTGCTCTGA